One window of Lepeophtheirus salmonis chromosome Z, UVic_Lsal_1.4, whole genome shotgun sequence genomic DNA carries:
- the LOC121130284 gene encoding endocuticle structural glycoprotein SgAbd-8-like yields the protein MNSKVSCLIVLGCTFASLIADDDVKKRDIPLTSYGIGSSSNSYSSNNAGSNSFQSNRPYIKILSSNYNAPGTLDGSSNFDHAFESENGIRQQAVGKTKVVGETEVVVMKGSYEYVGPNGQTYVVEWYADETGYHPSGPHLPKDVPIPYPEIANAVSAQISFAAANPNDYDDGSYTGNNINNIVYDNRPISNYGYDK from the exons atgaactcaaaa GTATCCTGTTTGATTGTTCTCGGATGTACTTTTGCATCCCTTATAGCAGATGATGATGTCAAAAAGAGGGATATCCCTCTAACCTCATACGGGATTGGATCTTCCAGCAATTCCTACTCAAGCAACAATGCTGGATCCAACTCCTTTCAAAGCAATCGGCCCTATATTAAGATCTTGAGCAGTAATTACAACGCACCAGGTACTCTGGATGGCTCAAGTAACTTTGACCATGCTTTTGAGTCCGAGAATGGGATTCGTCAACAGGCAGTAGGGAAAACAAAGGTCGTTGGAGAGACTGAAGTCGTTGTGATGAAGGGATCTTATGAGTATGTGGGCCCTAATGGACAAACCTATGTTGTTGAGTGGTATGCTGATGAGACTGGCTATCATCCCTCGGGTCCTCATCTTCCCAAGGATGTTCCCATTCCCTATCCTGAGATTGCTAATGCTGTATCTGCTCAAATCTCATTTGCTGCAGCTAATCCCAATGACTACGACGATGGTTCTTACACTGGTAACAATATCAACAATATAGTATATGATAATCGACCCATTTCTAACTATGGTTATGACAAATaa